AACAAAAAGTATAAATTTAATTTTTATCAGAATCAAAAGAATTAATTAATATCCCATTAACTCCTGTAGGCGAAGATTATCTCTTATCCTGATCCCTGTAAATGATTATTAAGAAAACTTATTGAAGCTCTTTAAGCTTATTTATTGCTTCGTCAAGTTTTCTCAGAGTAAAACCTATTTCATAAGGACAAAATCTTTTTTCGCTAATCAACTCATCTTCTACTTCGAGGATTAAATCTCTTGCTTTAACCAATTTTTCAACAAACGGATTCATTTTAAACTTCCTATTTTATTTAAATGCAGTATCAGGCTATAGCTCGCTAAGAATTATTTGCAATCTCCTTTAAACTATTAAATAATAGTTCAATTTCTCTTACCGCCGGCAATATTTCATTCTCAAAAAGTAAATCAACTTTTGTCATATTTCCTTTTTTAATTTCAGCTAATATCAATCTACCTGTTTCATGCACTTTTTTGTGAGGTATGTCTATTTTATTAAAAATGCTTTTTTCGGCATTTGACGGTTTATAATTGAAATACCATTTGCCAAATTTACAGAGTGTATGATCAAGCTGCAACTCTGCATTCGGATTTTTATTATCAATGGCTTTTTTTAATGAGGCTACCCAATTATGATGATCTTCCAGTCTTTTATCAAGGAAGACACTCTTTTCTTCCGGTGAAAAATTACAGATAACGTCGATTAATTCAACTGATAGATTCAAACAATCAGACTGTTTAGTGGATAATTCATCCGTTTTAACTCTTACTTCATTGCTTTCTGCTGTTATTTGTTGCATTGAAGCACTTAGACTTTGCATAGTAGCACTCATTTCTTCTACACATGCACTAGCCTGTTCATAATTTTCGGAGATAAGTGCAATATCTGTAGACATCACACTTATCTCATCAGTTACAAGATGCAAATTATCTGATAGTTTAGAAAACTCTTCCTGACTTATTGCAAGAGTATTAAACGTATTTTTCGAAGCATTAATACTATATTTTGATATATTTTGAATATTTTTAATTTCATTTTCAACAAGTTCAGTAAGTTGTTGAGTTTTTACTGCAAGTTTTTTTACTTCGTCCGCAACAACGGCAAAACCTCTTCCGTGTTCTCCTGCTCTTGCAGCTTCTATTGCAGCATTTAAAGCCAATAAATTTGTTTGACTTGCAATTATTTTAATTGCCCCTATTATCTTTCCTATTTGCTCAGATGCTGTTTTTAAAGAATTCATTTGCTCATCAAGATCAGTAAAAGAGTGTTTTAAGTTATCAAATTCTTTTTGTACTTCAACAGTACGTATGTTACCTTCCAAAGTTATTGAATGAATTTCATTAGATTTTTTTGAAAGACTAACGCATCTTTCAGCATCATTACAAATAGTTGCAGCAAATTCATTTAGAGTAGCTGTAACCTCTTCTACTGAACTTGAAATATTTTCCTGCTCACCTGTTACATTATTTATAGAGGTTTTTATATCATTGCAACACTCAAGACTAATTCCGGCTTGCTTTTTAAGCACAATTCCATTGTTTAGCAACCCAAATATTTTTTCAACAATAATTATAAAATGATTTTTATCGATTTTTTTCTGTTCAATCCGGGTTGTTTCTAAAATTTTTTCAGTTTTATTAAGCAATTTTGAAAAAAACATGCTGAAACCTTTCTTTTTTGAATGCCAAATAAAAATTTCAGCATTAATAATAAGTATAGTTCCAATAAACTATTTAATATACTATAAATTTCAACTTAGATTGTCTAAAACATAAAAATTTTAAGTTTTAATGGTATTAGCAGTTTTAAGAAGAGGAAATCCCATATCTTCTCTTTGTTTATAATAAAGTTTAGCGGTTCTCTCTGCCATTCTTCTGATTCTGTTTATAAAATTTGTTCGTTCATCCTTGCTGATGACTCCTCTTGCATCTAACAAATTAAAAGTATGCGAACATTTCAACACAAAGTCATAAGCAGGAAGCACAAGCCCGGCATTAAGGCAATTATCAACTTCTTTTGTATAAAGATCGAACAGGTTAAATAAAATTTCAGGAGTGGAGCATTCAAAGTTATATTTGGATTGTTCTATTTCATTCTGAAGATAAATTTCTCCGTATTTAACCTTATCATTCCATTGAATATCAAAAACACTGTCTTTTTCCTGAAGATACATGGCAATTCTTTCAAGACCATAAGTAAGCTCAAGCGCAACAGGTTTTACTTCAATTCCGCCTGCCTGCTGAAAATATGTAAACTGGGTAACTTCCATTCCATCAAGCCAAAATTCCCAACCAACACCCCATGCCCCGAGGGTCGGCGATTCCCAATTATCTTCTACAAATCTTATATCATGATTTTCAAGCTTGATACCTAAATATTCAAGACTCTTGAGATAAACATCCTGCGCATCTTCAGGAGAAGGTTTTAAAATTACCTGATACTGGAAATAATGCTGAAGCCTGTTTGGATTTTCTCCATAACGCCCGTCTGTAGGACGTCTGCATGGCTCAACCATCGCAGCATTCCACGGTTCAGGCCCTAATACCCTGAGGAAAGTGGCGGGATTCATTGTACTTGCCCCTTTTTCGGTATCATAAGGCTGTTGAATTATGCAGCCATAGTTTGACCAATATTCGTTAAGTTTATGAATAATTTCCTGAAACGTTGGTGCCATTGTTTTATTCCTTTTTAGATTGTTTTCCAATATCTACAATTTTAAGATGCCGTTTGAATTCTTCATAAAATCCGCAATCTGTTACGTTCAAATCCCCGTCAAGACTAACAACTCCGAGTCCCAACGCATGCAAAAGAGGACATGCCACACCCTTGGCGAAATTTTTGCAACTTATGCACTGATCATCTTTTTCTACATATAATTTGCCACTATCGTAGTACATTTTACGCCTTCATTTTAAGCTGTTTTATAAAAAAATAATTTAAACTCATGATAAATTTATTATACTCTATGAGAAAAAATTTCTAAATTTTTATTTTTTAAAATAATAAAAAAGTTTGCTTCTTAAAGAATGAAACAAACTTTTTTAAATACTATATTTGTTTTAGTTTTTATTCGTCGTCTTCATCATCTTCATCTTCTTCAGATTCAATGAATTCAATAAGACTGTTAAATTCTTCATCATCTTCGATTGTTTCAAAAACATAGCCGTCATTTTCTTTGTTTAATCTCATAATGACAACTTCTTCTTCATCCTCATCTTCTTCATCTTCAGAATCAGGTTTAGTTTCTTCTTCGCCTTCTTCATCAACATGCACCAAAAGCCCGTATTCTT
The bacterium genome window above contains:
- a CDS encoding DUF1292 domain-containing protein — encoded protein: MENNDMENKIIRTQDENGEIFSFELIDVVEFNGQEYGLLVHVDEEGEEETKPDSEDEEDEDEEEVVIMRLNKENDGYVFETIEDDEEFNSLIEFIESEEDEDDEDDE
- the glyQ gene encoding glycine--tRNA ligase subunit alpha, producing the protein MAPTFQEIIHKLNEYWSNYGCIIQQPYDTEKGASTMNPATFLRVLGPEPWNAAMVEPCRRPTDGRYGENPNRLQHYFQYQVILKPSPEDAQDVYLKSLEYLGIKLENHDIRFVEDNWESPTLGAWGVGWEFWLDGMEVTQFTYFQQAGGIEVKPVALELTYGLERIAMYLQEKDSVFDIQWNDKVKYGEIYLQNEIEQSKYNFECSTPEILFNLFDLYTKEVDNCLNAGLVLPAYDFVLKCSHTFNLLDARGVISKDERTNFINRIRRMAERTAKLYYKQREDMGFPLLKTANTIKT
- a CDS encoding methyl-accepting chemotaxis protein: MFFSKLLNKTEKILETTRIEQKKIDKNHFIIIVEKIFGLLNNGIVLKKQAGISLECCNDIKTSINNVTGEQENISSSVEEVTATLNEFAATICNDAERCVSLSKKSNEIHSITLEGNIRTVEVQKEFDNLKHSFTDLDEQMNSLKTASEQIGKIIGAIKIIASQTNLLALNAAIEAARAGEHGRGFAVVADEVKKLAVKTQQLTELVENEIKNIQNISKYSINASKNTFNTLAISQEEFSKLSDNLHLVTDEISVMSTDIALISENYEQASACVEEMSATMQSLSASMQQITAESNEVRVKTDELSTKQSDCLNLSVELIDVICNFSPEEKSVFLDKRLEDHHNWVASLKKAIDNKNPNAELQLDHTLCKFGKWYFNYKPSNAEKSIFNKIDIPHKKVHETGRLILAEIKKGNMTKVDLLFENEILPAVREIELLFNSLKEIANNS